From Suncus etruscus isolate mSunEtr1 chromosome 6, mSunEtr1.pri.cur, whole genome shotgun sequence, one genomic window encodes:
- the KIAA1522 gene encoding uncharacterized protein KIAA1522 homolog isoform X2, whose translation MGNSHHKRKAPSGPRARSFWRFGRAAAKRPAGSAKTESDKRISGGSGQGPGSVCDDQDNVFFPRGRPPHLEELHTQAQEGLRSLQYQEKQKLNKGGWDHGDTQSIQSSQTGPDEDSISFCSQSTSYTTESSTAEDALSIRSEMIQRKGSTFRPHDSFPKSGRRRRRERRSTVLGLPQHVQKELGLKHEREAPASPRPPGPRDSVRIPTVDGRPAGPAAGPGVRVSLQALEAQTDSTEATEALVQRHIDRVYRDDTLVGCSTGARPPALMRPMSLAVPGMTGGAGPVEPLSPAMSISPQATYLSKLIPHAVLPPTVDVVALGCRSVRTLSRHSLLTASPASVHSLGRFSSASSPWPRSRHPSSSSDTWSHSQSSETIVSDGSTLSSQGGSEGRPEGSVASTSTAAPGPGGSGRGSPSGGSTAGASDAGSIRSSGQLSGRSVSLRKLKRAPPPPRRTYSLHQRGPAATDGALGLPPKPERKPERKPTPQLPWPPPTGATDGMGAAPCPSSSAGSWVPGPSPGASRRPPRSPERTLSPSSGYSSQSGTPTLPPKGLAGAPPSPGRAQPPKPERITSLRSPGPSVSSSLTSLSSSSSDPAPAGPQVSAVLGDRFVIPPHPKVPAPFSPPPSKSKSLKLAAPAPAVPSVSAGPSSATDAAPEPPPLAAQASLAPPESPLTSKEQSPPPSPPPSYHPPPPPAKKSEVVGADSEMTEESPQDPNWPPPPPPAPEEQDLSMADFPPPEEAFFSVAGSPPAPFSPQTQDPTPPAPPPAPPTPPPAGSATGPGSKVLPKDPSSGGKGNGVPREDAGAPLVTPSLLQMVRLRSVGPPTGAPTPASGPSAPPASGPSAPQKPLRRALSGRASPVTAPSSGLHAAVRLKASSLAPSERPGSAQSNGAPEREPQRPQSPASMASFIFSKGTKKLQLERPVSPEAHADLQRNLVAELRSISEPRPVQATKKSPKAPPPVARKPSVGVPSPTPPTEPLTVPPTNGLSPTEDRTKEENGGVSLLGAPEEQKLGPLGSDPQKELV comes from the exons GCTCTGCCAAGACTGAGAGTGACAAACGTATAAGTGGGGGATCTGGCCAGGGGCCAGGGTCTGTGTGTGATGACCAGGACAATGTCTTCTTCCCCCGTGGGCGGCCGCCACACCTGGAAGAGCTACACACACAGGCGCAGGAAGGACTCCGCTCCCTCCAGTACCAAG AAAAACAGAAACTCAACAAAGGTGGCTGGGACCATGGAGACACTCAGAGCATCCAG TCTTCCCAGACGGGGCCGGATGAGGACAGCATCTCCTTCTGCAGCCAGTCCACATCGTACACGACCGAGAGTTCCACAGCCGAGGATGCGCTTTCTATCCGCTCTGAGATGATCCAGCGCAAAG GCTCTACCTTCCGACCCCATGACTCCTTTCCTAAGTCGGGCCGGCGTAGGCGGCGGGAACGGCGGAGCACAGTGCTGGGCCTACCACAGCATGTGCAGAAGGAGCTGG GCCTTAAGCATGAGCGTGAGGCACCTGCTTCCCCCCGGCCTCCAGGGCCCCGGGACTCTGTCCGAATCCCCACGGTGGATGGCCGTCCAGCAGGCCCagctgcagggccaggagtacgGGTGTCCCTGCAGGCACTGGAGGCCCAGACAGACTCCACCGAGGCCACTGAAGCCCTGGTGCAGCGTCACATTGACCGTGTCTACCGGGATGACACCCTCGTGGGCTGCTCCACGGGAGCCCGGCCCCCTGCGCTGATGCGGCCCATGTCTCTCGCAGTGCCTGGAATGACGGGAGGGGCCGGACCGGTGGAGCCCCTGAGCCCGGCCATGTCCATCTCGCCTCAGGCCACCTACCTGTCCAAGCTCATCCCACATGCTGTGCTGCCACCCACCGTGGACGTGGTGGCCCTGGGCTGTCGCAGCGTGCGCACCCTGAGCCGCCATAGTCTGCTCACAGCCAGCCCGGCCTCTGTCCACTCGCTAGGCCGTTTCTCCTCGGCCTCCAGCCCGTGGCCCCGAAGTCGCCACCCTTCCTCCTCCAGTGACACCTGGAGCCACTCGCAGTCCTCCGAGACCATCGTGTCCGACGGTTCCACGCTCTCCTCGCAGGGTGGCTCTGAGGGCCGGCCCGAGGGCTCTGTGGCCAGCACCAGCACGGCAGCTCCTGGCCCAGGTGGCAGTGGGCGCGGCTCTCCCAGTGGGGGCAGCACGGCTGGTGCCTCGGATGCGGGCAGCATCCGCAGCAGCGGGCAGCTGTCGGGCCGCAGCGTGTCCCTGCGCAAACTGAAGCGGGCACCACCGCCGCCGCGCAGGACCTACTCGCTCCACCAGCGAGGCCCCGCAGCCACCGATGGGGCCCTGGGATTGCCGCCCAAGCCTGAGAGGAAGCCTGAGCGGAAGCCCACGCCGCAGCTGCCCTGGCCCCCACCCACGGGGGCCACAGACGGGATGGGGGCAGCGCCCTGTCCCTCCAGTTCTGCGGGCAGCTGGGTGCCTGGCCCATCTCCGGGTGCTTCCCGTCGCCCCCCACGCTCCCCAGAACGGACACTTTCACCCTCCAGTGGCTACTCAAGCCAAAGTGGGACCCCCACGCTCCCCCCCAAGGGCCTAGCAGGAGCACCCCCCTCTCCAGGCAGGGCCCAGCCCCCTAAACCTGAGCGAATCACTTCTCTCCGCTCTCCAGGCCCCTCTGTCTCCTCCTCCCTCACATCCCTGAGCTCCTCCTCCTCTGACCCGGCCCCTGCTGGTCCCCAAGTGTCAGCGGTCCTGGGGGACAGGTTTGTCATCCCTCCTCATCCCAAGGTGCCTGCCCCCTTCTCCCCACCACCCTCCAAGTCCAAGAGCCTGAAGCTTGCGGCCCCTGCCCCTGCTGTCCCCTCGGTGTCTGCTGGGCCTTCGTCTGCCACCGATGCTGCTCCTGAGCCCCCTCCTCTAGCTGCCCAGGCATCCTTGGCCCCACCAGAGTCTCCCCTGACTTCCAAAGAGCAGTCTCCCCCACCATCCCCGCCTCCCTCCTaccatcctcctcctccccctgccAAGAAGTCTGAGGTGGTGGGGGCAGACTCCGAGATGACTGAGGAGTCCCCCCAGGATCCTAActggcccccacccccacccccggcccCTGAGGAGCAGGACCTGTCCATGGCTGACTTCCCCCCGCCCGAGGAGGCCTTCTTCTCTGTGGCAGGCTCCCCCccagctcctttctctccccagACCCAGGATCCCACCCCTCCAGCCCCTCCACCagctccacccacacccccaccTGCAGGTTCTGCAACAGGGCCTGGGTCCAAGGTTCTCCCAAAGGACCCATCAAGTGGTGGCAAAGGCAACGGGGTGCCCAGGGAAGATGCTGGAGCACCCTTGGTCACGCCTTCACTCCTGCAGATGGTCCGCCTGCGCTCCGTGGGGCCTCCCACAGGGGCTCCCACCCCAGCATCAGGGCCCTCAGCCCCCCCAGCATCAGGGCCCTCAGCCCCCCAGAAGCCACTACGAAGGGCCCTGTCTGGGCGGGCCAGTCCAGTGACAGCCCCCTCCTCAGGGCTCCACGCAGCTGTCCGGCTCAAGGCCTCCAGCCTGGCTCCCAGTGAGCGTCCTGGAAGCGCCCAGTCCAATGGAGCCCCCGAGAGAGAGCCCCAGCGGCCCCAGTCCCCGGCCTCCATGGCCAGTTTCATCTTCTCCAAAGGCACGAAGAAGCTGCAGCTGGAACGGCCTGTGTCCCCCGAGGCCCATGCTGACCTCCAGCGGAATCTGGTGGCTGAGTTACGGAGCATCTCAGAGCCACGGCCTGTCCAGGCCACAAAGAAGTCACCTAAAGCTCCGCCCCCTGTGGCCCGCAAGCCCTCTGTTGGGGTCCCCTCACCCACCCCTCCCACAGAGCCCCTCACCGTGCCTCCCACTAATGGGCTCTCTCCCACTGAGGACAGGACTAAGGAGGAAAATGGAGGTGTCTCGCTGCTGGGGGCCCCAGAAGAGCAGAAGCTGGGTCCTCTTGGCTCAG ACCCACAGAAAGAGCTGGTCTGA
- the KIAA1522 gene encoding uncharacterized protein KIAA1522 homolog isoform X1 — protein sequence MAARAPPAAPAADEPGGPGGPPRRKKSRSGASGLRRAFSWLRGKRRKKKAAAAAALGSEGSEPAAPRAKKAEDKARKAKGKGRGSAKTESDKRISGGSGQGPGSVCDDQDNVFFPRGRPPHLEELHTQAQEGLRSLQYQEKQKLNKGGWDHGDTQSIQSSQTGPDEDSISFCSQSTSYTTESSTAEDALSIRSEMIQRKGSTFRPHDSFPKSGRRRRRERRSTVLGLPQHVQKELGLKHEREAPASPRPPGPRDSVRIPTVDGRPAGPAAGPGVRVSLQALEAQTDSTEATEALVQRHIDRVYRDDTLVGCSTGARPPALMRPMSLAVPGMTGGAGPVEPLSPAMSISPQATYLSKLIPHAVLPPTVDVVALGCRSVRTLSRHSLLTASPASVHSLGRFSSASSPWPRSRHPSSSSDTWSHSQSSETIVSDGSTLSSQGGSEGRPEGSVASTSTAAPGPGGSGRGSPSGGSTAGASDAGSIRSSGQLSGRSVSLRKLKRAPPPPRRTYSLHQRGPAATDGALGLPPKPERKPERKPTPQLPWPPPTGATDGMGAAPCPSSSAGSWVPGPSPGASRRPPRSPERTLSPSSGYSSQSGTPTLPPKGLAGAPPSPGRAQPPKPERITSLRSPGPSVSSSLTSLSSSSSDPAPAGPQVSAVLGDRFVIPPHPKVPAPFSPPPSKSKSLKLAAPAPAVPSVSAGPSSATDAAPEPPPLAAQASLAPPESPLTSKEQSPPPSPPPSYHPPPPPAKKSEVVGADSEMTEESPQDPNWPPPPPPAPEEQDLSMADFPPPEEAFFSVAGSPPAPFSPQTQDPTPPAPPPAPPTPPPAGSATGPGSKVLPKDPSSGGKGNGVPREDAGAPLVTPSLLQMVRLRSVGPPTGAPTPASGPSAPPASGPSAPQKPLRRALSGRASPVTAPSSGLHAAVRLKASSLAPSERPGSAQSNGAPEREPQRPQSPASMASFIFSKGTKKLQLERPVSPEAHADLQRNLVAELRSISEPRPVQATKKSPKAPPPVARKPSVGVPSPTPPTEPLTVPPTNGLSPTEDRTKEENGGVSLLGAPEEQKLGPLGSDPQKELV from the exons GCTCTGCCAAGACTGAGAGTGACAAACGTATAAGTGGGGGATCTGGCCAGGGGCCAGGGTCTGTGTGTGATGACCAGGACAATGTCTTCTTCCCCCGTGGGCGGCCGCCACACCTGGAAGAGCTACACACACAGGCGCAGGAAGGACTCCGCTCCCTCCAGTACCAAG AAAAACAGAAACTCAACAAAGGTGGCTGGGACCATGGAGACACTCAGAGCATCCAG TCTTCCCAGACGGGGCCGGATGAGGACAGCATCTCCTTCTGCAGCCAGTCCACATCGTACACGACCGAGAGTTCCACAGCCGAGGATGCGCTTTCTATCCGCTCTGAGATGATCCAGCGCAAAG GCTCTACCTTCCGACCCCATGACTCCTTTCCTAAGTCGGGCCGGCGTAGGCGGCGGGAACGGCGGAGCACAGTGCTGGGCCTACCACAGCATGTGCAGAAGGAGCTGG GCCTTAAGCATGAGCGTGAGGCACCTGCTTCCCCCCGGCCTCCAGGGCCCCGGGACTCTGTCCGAATCCCCACGGTGGATGGCCGTCCAGCAGGCCCagctgcagggccaggagtacgGGTGTCCCTGCAGGCACTGGAGGCCCAGACAGACTCCACCGAGGCCACTGAAGCCCTGGTGCAGCGTCACATTGACCGTGTCTACCGGGATGACACCCTCGTGGGCTGCTCCACGGGAGCCCGGCCCCCTGCGCTGATGCGGCCCATGTCTCTCGCAGTGCCTGGAATGACGGGAGGGGCCGGACCGGTGGAGCCCCTGAGCCCGGCCATGTCCATCTCGCCTCAGGCCACCTACCTGTCCAAGCTCATCCCACATGCTGTGCTGCCACCCACCGTGGACGTGGTGGCCCTGGGCTGTCGCAGCGTGCGCACCCTGAGCCGCCATAGTCTGCTCACAGCCAGCCCGGCCTCTGTCCACTCGCTAGGCCGTTTCTCCTCGGCCTCCAGCCCGTGGCCCCGAAGTCGCCACCCTTCCTCCTCCAGTGACACCTGGAGCCACTCGCAGTCCTCCGAGACCATCGTGTCCGACGGTTCCACGCTCTCCTCGCAGGGTGGCTCTGAGGGCCGGCCCGAGGGCTCTGTGGCCAGCACCAGCACGGCAGCTCCTGGCCCAGGTGGCAGTGGGCGCGGCTCTCCCAGTGGGGGCAGCACGGCTGGTGCCTCGGATGCGGGCAGCATCCGCAGCAGCGGGCAGCTGTCGGGCCGCAGCGTGTCCCTGCGCAAACTGAAGCGGGCACCACCGCCGCCGCGCAGGACCTACTCGCTCCACCAGCGAGGCCCCGCAGCCACCGATGGGGCCCTGGGATTGCCGCCCAAGCCTGAGAGGAAGCCTGAGCGGAAGCCCACGCCGCAGCTGCCCTGGCCCCCACCCACGGGGGCCACAGACGGGATGGGGGCAGCGCCCTGTCCCTCCAGTTCTGCGGGCAGCTGGGTGCCTGGCCCATCTCCGGGTGCTTCCCGTCGCCCCCCACGCTCCCCAGAACGGACACTTTCACCCTCCAGTGGCTACTCAAGCCAAAGTGGGACCCCCACGCTCCCCCCCAAGGGCCTAGCAGGAGCACCCCCCTCTCCAGGCAGGGCCCAGCCCCCTAAACCTGAGCGAATCACTTCTCTCCGCTCTCCAGGCCCCTCTGTCTCCTCCTCCCTCACATCCCTGAGCTCCTCCTCCTCTGACCCGGCCCCTGCTGGTCCCCAAGTGTCAGCGGTCCTGGGGGACAGGTTTGTCATCCCTCCTCATCCCAAGGTGCCTGCCCCCTTCTCCCCACCACCCTCCAAGTCCAAGAGCCTGAAGCTTGCGGCCCCTGCCCCTGCTGTCCCCTCGGTGTCTGCTGGGCCTTCGTCTGCCACCGATGCTGCTCCTGAGCCCCCTCCTCTAGCTGCCCAGGCATCCTTGGCCCCACCAGAGTCTCCCCTGACTTCCAAAGAGCAGTCTCCCCCACCATCCCCGCCTCCCTCCTaccatcctcctcctccccctgccAAGAAGTCTGAGGTGGTGGGGGCAGACTCCGAGATGACTGAGGAGTCCCCCCAGGATCCTAActggcccccacccccacccccggcccCTGAGGAGCAGGACCTGTCCATGGCTGACTTCCCCCCGCCCGAGGAGGCCTTCTTCTCTGTGGCAGGCTCCCCCccagctcctttctctccccagACCCAGGATCCCACCCCTCCAGCCCCTCCACCagctccacccacacccccaccTGCAGGTTCTGCAACAGGGCCTGGGTCCAAGGTTCTCCCAAAGGACCCATCAAGTGGTGGCAAAGGCAACGGGGTGCCCAGGGAAGATGCTGGAGCACCCTTGGTCACGCCTTCACTCCTGCAGATGGTCCGCCTGCGCTCCGTGGGGCCTCCCACAGGGGCTCCCACCCCAGCATCAGGGCCCTCAGCCCCCCCAGCATCAGGGCCCTCAGCCCCCCAGAAGCCACTACGAAGGGCCCTGTCTGGGCGGGCCAGTCCAGTGACAGCCCCCTCCTCAGGGCTCCACGCAGCTGTCCGGCTCAAGGCCTCCAGCCTGGCTCCCAGTGAGCGTCCTGGAAGCGCCCAGTCCAATGGAGCCCCCGAGAGAGAGCCCCAGCGGCCCCAGTCCCCGGCCTCCATGGCCAGTTTCATCTTCTCCAAAGGCACGAAGAAGCTGCAGCTGGAACGGCCTGTGTCCCCCGAGGCCCATGCTGACCTCCAGCGGAATCTGGTGGCTGAGTTACGGAGCATCTCAGAGCCACGGCCTGTCCAGGCCACAAAGAAGTCACCTAAAGCTCCGCCCCCTGTGGCCCGCAAGCCCTCTGTTGGGGTCCCCTCACCCACCCCTCCCACAGAGCCCCTCACCGTGCCTCCCACTAATGGGCTCTCTCCCACTGAGGACAGGACTAAGGAGGAAAATGGAGGTGTCTCGCTGCTGGGGGCCCCAGAAGAGCAGAAGCTGGGTCCTCTTGGCTCAG ACCCACAGAAAGAGCTGGTCTGA